The stretch of DNA GGACCTGCAGCCATTGCTGAACTGGTCAATACCATGAATTGGATTGGTTTTAATGGCGGCATGATGAAGCGCGGTTTTTCCTTCCTTAAAGAAGAACACCTGGACACCCAGGTGTTGGGCAGCGCCTTCACCCTGGTGGATGATCCAACCCGAATTGAAACCTTCCCCTTCTCGGTTGATTTAACCGGGATCACGCGCAAGCCATTCACAATTTTTGAGCAGGGCACCTTTAAAGCCTTTACATGGAACCAGGATAGCGCCGATGAGTTTGGCGCCCAACCGACCGGGCATAGTGTGATGCATAAAAGCCTGCTGTTAAGCGGCGGTGACAAACCCATCAACACGCTTGAAGAGCTGGTTGAAGCCCCGCGCGACAAAGACGTGCTGTATATCCCCTATATTCATTACATGAACTTTGTTAACCCGTCCCAGGGGCTGGTCACTGGCAGCTCACGGTTTGGCGCCCTGTTGCTTAAGCAGGATGGAAGCGTGGTGGTGCCCTTTAACGTTCGCTTAACCCAGAGCTTGCTGGATATCTTCGGTGAAAAAATTGCATGGCTTTCCGATGGACAGGTGGTCTACAATGTTTCGGCAAGCTACGGCGCTCGCAATCCAACCGCCCTGATTGTGCCGAATTTCGTGTATGTAAAAGACCTGGAGATCTCACACGCGAATAGCTCCTATTAACCGTTGAGATTTCTTTTGCGGTAAAAAAATCTAATAAATCAGTCCGACGTTGACCAAAACAGCAGTATCAGGCAACGTTCGGACTGTTTTTTATAAACATCAATCCGCTTCCAATGGAAAAGAAATAATCAGGTATAATGGGGTGCGGGTAGGACAGACCTTCGATGTGCGCTTTGTACCTTATTGATATGCGATCATTTTTTTTGAATTATTATTTAAAGCGCCAGGTGCCTTTCCCTCATCAAGAATCGAATCGGGACAATTGCCCGGTTTGGGGACGAACATTGAAAATGCCAATTGGATGTCTGGTACGGGGCATTTTTCAACTGAGCATGGCTACATCACGAGCATCAGTTAGCTGAAACCAGTTCTAGATTGAACTGGTCTTTTAACTATTTTTTTACAGAACAAGGAGCGAAATATGAAAAAAACAATACGAGTGCTTCAGTGGGGATTAGGCGCCATGGGCAGCGGAATGGCCCGGTTGACGCTTGAAAAGCCAGGCTTGGAGATTGTTGCTGCCATTGACAGCTTCCCGGAATATGTGGGCAAAGACCTGGGTCAGGTGTTGGGTGTGGGTAAGGATTTAGGCGTGATCGTTACCGATCAGCCAGAAACCGTTCTTGACCGGGATAAGGTTGATATTGTCATCATCGCAACGACGTCCTGGGTGGCACACCAGATGCCTGACCTGAGAAAGATCATCAATGCTGGCATCAATGTCATCTCGATTGCTGAGGAAATGTCGGATGCTGAAGCGCAAAATCCCGAACTGGCTCAGGAACTGGATCAGCTTGCCAAACAGCAGGGCGTGACGGTGTTGGGAACCGGCGTCAATCCCGGTTATGTGCTGGACTTGTTGGTGATTGCCCTGACCGGTGGCTGCCATTCGGTGGACCGCATCGAAGCTTCACGGGTGAACGACCTGAGCCCCTACGGACCGACCGTGATGGAAACCCAGGGCGTCGGCACCACACCGGAGGTGTTCCGCCAAGGCGTTGCTGATGGAACCATCGTTGGTCATGTGGGTTTTCCGGAATCGATCCGTATGATCAGCGAGGCACTCGGTCTGGGCGTGGACCGCATCGAAGAGCACCGCGAGCCGATCGTGAGCAATGTTTTTCGCGAAACTCCCCATGTCAAGGTGGAACCGGGCATGGTGGCTGGTTGTGCGCATACGGGCATCGGGTACCGCGGTGACAAAGAAGTCATCCGGCTGATCCACCCACAGCAAATTCACCCCCAACTGGAAGACCAGGACACCGGTGATTATATCCACATCTACGGTGTGCCTGAGATCGATATGGCGATCAAGCCGGAGATCGCAGGCGGTATCGCCACCATGGGGATTGCGGTGAATATGGTCCCCCATGTTGTGGCTGCCTCACCGGGATTGAAGCGTATGATCGATCTACCCATTCCCGCCGCGTTGATGGGTGAGAGCGCATACCATCGGCGGATTTAATCCGATTCAACAGGAGAAAGATCAAGATGACAAAAATTCTCGCGGGAACATGGGTTGAGGTCGAAAAAATCATCCTGACCCCTGAAGAGCGTGCTCCTACGCTGCCCGAGGAAACCAAAAAAGTACCTTATGTGCTGAATGTATCCGGATTTTTGCTGGAGGATGCGGAGGTGGGTTCGCCAGCCCGGATCCGCACCATGATTGGCAGGGAGATGGACGGTACTTTGAAGACCGTCAACCCGAGTTACACCCACTCCTTTGGGACGGTTGTTCCTGAGCTGCTCGACATTGGACTGGGGGAGGATGTATGAATAACCGAGACATGTCCTATGAAGCCGTAATGAGCCGTAAAAATGAGATCATGAAGGCATCGTTAGGGATTGACTTTGATGATTTCATTCACTCGCCGATTACTTTCGATTATGAACGCATGATGGCAGAGACGGGTTACTCCCATGAGGATATCGCCCGCATTCAGCATGAGACCAAGGTGGGCAACACGCCCCTGTTCGAGCTGCACAACCTGACCCGGGCTGTGCGACGCATTTCACCGCCTGGCAAAGGCGCCCGCATCTTCCTTAAAGACGAGGCTGCAAACGCCTCCGGAAGCTTTAAAGCACGGCGGGCATCGATCAGCGCGTATGAAGCTGCAGCCAAGGGATATCGGGGGATGATCGCGGCGACCAGTGGAAATTATGGCGCTGCCGTGGCTTCTCAGGCGGTGCAGCGCGGGCTGAAGGCGATCATCATCCAGGAGGTATTTGACAGCCGAGGTGTTGGTCAACCTGAGATTATCGAAAAAGGTCGCAAGTGCGAAGCTTACGGCGCCGAAGTGCTCAAGCTTTCAGTGGGACCCGAGCTGTTCTACTTACTGTTGCGCACCCTGGAAGAGACTCATTATTTCAATGCCAGCCTGTACACGCCCTTTGGGATTCGGGGCGTAGAGAGCCTGGGTCTTGAGATCGCCCAGCAGGTGCGTGAGGAATGCGGGCAGGACCCGGATGCCGTGGTGATCACCCATGCAGGCGGTGGCAATCTGACCGGTACGGCGCGCGGTCTGCTGGCAGCAGGATGCGATGACACCCGGATCGTAGCCTGTTCGGTAGATTTGAGCGGGCTACACATGGCTTCAGACCGCGAC from Brevefilum fermentans encodes:
- the ortB gene encoding 2-amino-4-oxopentanoate thiolase subunit OrtB — its product is MNNRDMSYEAVMSRKNEIMKASLGIDFDDFIHSPITFDYERMMAETGYSHEDIARIQHETKVGNTPLFELHNLTRAVRRISPPGKGARIFLKDEAANASGSFKARRASISAYEAAAKGYRGMIAATSGNYGAAVASQAVQRGLKAIIIQEVFDSRGVGQPEIIEKGRKCEAYGAEVLKLSVGPELFYLLLRTLEETHYFNASLYTPFGIRGVESLGLEIAQQVREECGQDPDAVVITHAGGGNLTGTARGLLAAGCDDTRIVACSVDLSGLHMASDRDFNRKSFTTGHTGFGVPFATWPDRVDVPRNAARSLRYMDEYQLVTQGEVFYVTELLTKIEGIERGPAGNTSLTAAITLARQMDQDQVVVVQETEYTGAGKHHNSQLSFARENGIEVRRGDPEESVPGQSIVIPERLEQVRGKVQDMERLRSSYLKNAANHHPVDQWDEIDIGFLAADLKVNEDWIRQHISTLGA
- the ord gene encoding 2,4-diaminopentanoate dehydrogenase → MKKTIRVLQWGLGAMGSGMARLTLEKPGLEIVAAIDSFPEYVGKDLGQVLGVGKDLGVIVTDQPETVLDRDKVDIVIIATTSWVAHQMPDLRKIINAGINVISIAEEMSDAEAQNPELAQELDQLAKQQGVTVLGTGVNPGYVLDLLVIALTGGCHSVDRIEASRVNDLSPYGPTVMETQGVGTTPEVFRQGVADGTIVGHVGFPESIRMISEALGLGVDRIEEHREPIVSNVFRETPHVKVEPGMVAGCAHTGIGYRGDKEVIRLIHPQQIHPQLEDQDTGDYIHIYGVPEIDMAIKPEIAGGIATMGIAVNMVPHVVAASPGLKRMIDLPIPAALMGESAYHRRI
- the ortA gene encoding 2-amino-4-oxopentanoate thiolase subunit OrtA, with the protein product MTKILAGTWVEVEKIILTPEERAPTLPEETKKVPYVLNVSGFLLEDAEVGSPARIRTMIGREMDGTLKTVNPSYTHSFGTVVPELLDIGLGEDV